Proteins from a genomic interval of Quercus robur chromosome 9, dhQueRobu3.1, whole genome shotgun sequence:
- the LOC126699436 gene encoding protein DETOXIFICATION 35, whose amino-acid sequence METTPLIDSGDYTPARSLAEVRWVFWRETVKVWKIAGPIAFNIICQYGTNSITNIFVGHIGAVELSGVAIALSVIGTFSFGFMLGMGSALETLCGQAFGAGQVHLLGVYMQRSWIILWVTCIILLPIYIFATPVLKLLGQEDDVADIAGRFTILIIPQLFSLAINFPTSKFLQAQSKVNVIAWIGFVALILHVLLLWLFIYVFDWGLAGAAIAFDITSWEIAIGQVVYVVVWCNEGWTGLSWSAFKEIWAFVRLSLASAVMLCLEIWYFMSIIILTGHLDNAVVAVGSLSICMNINGWEAMLFIGINAAISVRVSNELGLGHPRAAKYSVYVTVFQSLLIGIFFMVVILITKDYFAVIFTSSTELQEAVSRLAVLLGVTMVLNSVQPVISGVAVGGGWQALVAYINLGCYYIFGLPFGYLLGYKANLGVMGLWGGMISGTALQTLLLLIVLYKTNWNKEVEQTTERMRKWGGQDINIEKITDNV is encoded by the exons ATGGAGACGACGCCGTTGATCGACAGCGGTGACTACACGCCGGCGAGGAGCTTGGCGGAGGTGAGGTGGGTGTTTTGGAGAGAGACAGTGAAGGTGTGGAAGATAGCTGGACCAATTGCGTTCAACATTATTTGTCAGTACGGCACCAATTCCATCACCAACATCTTCGTCGGACACATCGGTGCAGTCGAGCTCTCCGGCGTAGCTATTGCTCTCTCTGTTATCGGAACTTTCTCTTTCGGTTTcatg CTTGGTATGGGGAGTGCGCTCGAGACGCTTTGTGGTCAAGCATTTGGTGCTGGACAAGTTCACTTGCTTGGCGTTTACATGCAGCGATCATGGATTATCCTATGGGTTACCTGCATCATTCTCTTGCCAATTTACATCTTTGCGACCCCAGTTCTAAAGCTTCTGGGGCAAGAAGATGATGTAGCTGATATTGCAGGAAGATTTACTATATTAATTATTCCTCAGTTATTCTCACTTGCCATCAATTTCCCTACATCGAAATTCCTTCAAGCCCAGAGCAAGGTTAATGTGATTGCCTGGATCGGTTTTGTGGCTCTAATATTACACGTATTACTGCTTTGGCTTTTCATTTATGTATTCGATTGGGGTTTAGCTGGTGCAGCCATAGCATTTGACATCACAAGTTGGGAAATTGCTATAGGTCAGGTTGTCTATGTTGTGGTTTGGTGCAACGAAGGGTGGACTGGGTTGTCCTGGTCGGCATTCAAAGAGATATGGGCCTTTGTTAGGCTCTCCCTTGCATCAGCAGTGATGCTTTGCTTAGAGATCTGGTATTTTATGAGCATAATAATTCTAACTGGTCACCTTGATAATGCAGTGGTTGCTGTTGGTTCCCTATCTATTTG catgaATATCAATGGGTGGGAAGCCATGTTGTTCATTGGAATAAATGCAGCTATAAG TGTCCGAGTTTCCAATGAGCTCGGGTTGGGGCATCCAAGAGCAGCGAAATACTCTGTTTATGTGACAGTCTTTCAGTCTCTCCTTATTGGGATCTTTTTCATGGTTGTTATCCTGATAACTAAAGACTATTTTGCTGTCATATTTACAAGTAGTACAGAGTTACAAGAAGCTGTCTCTCGCCTAGCAGTCCTCCTTGGTGTGACCATGGTTCTTAACAGTGTTCAACCTGTGATTTCAG GGGTTGCCGTTGGCGGTGGGTGGCAAGCATTGGTGGCTTATATAAACTTGGGTTGTTATTACATTTTCGGGCTTCCATTTGGATACCTTCTTGGTTATAAAGCAAATTTAGGAGTGATG GGACTTTGGGGGGGCATGATAAGTGGAACTGCTCTACAAACTTTGCTTCTCTTGATTGTACTCTATAAAACCAACTGGAACAAGGAG GTGGAACAAACAACTGAACGCATGCGGAAGTGGGGTGGCCAAGACATCAACATCGAGAAGATAACCGATAATGTGTGA